One window from the genome of Pseudobacteriovorax antillogorgiicola encodes:
- a CDS encoding efflux RND transporter permease subunit, which produces MTLSSISIKRPVFAWVLMFGLIFFGTLSFFQMGINENPDVDYPTVRISYAYEGATPAVVEKDIIETVESYLVSIQGIRNISSTAQRGVANIDIEFELSRDIDFALQEVQTVLGRAQRGLPDNLESPVVTKSNAADEPILYASLFSESLSQRDLMILFRDRVRDRLSTVEGVAEIRAFGYHEPILRIDLDAEKLRKYQLTAQDIIDSILREHSELPAGKFEFKEDEFLIRIMGEANQVDEFRNMIISRRGGQPNFARLHLKDVADVYEGIENLRRLSRINGKNAMGMAIQRQSGVNAVDLSDKVMARIAEINQELQPEAGMMVNFDRTQFVRESVDELVYTLILSAVLTSLVCWIFLGSWSATSNILFAIPTSIIGTFTIIHFLGFTLNTFSLLGLALAIGVVVDDAIIMLENISRYMQMGYDRVQAAFKGSREITFAVIATSLALIAIFIPITFMDGIEGRFFWEFAVTISVAVALSSLEALTLAPMRCSQFLRVGGKRMLLGRMFESFLDSLTALYEKTLKTALRFRWLVLVGSIAIVSGAFLSVRSLPTEFAPAQDRSVIFTIFLAPDGRSMEYTSEKVAQFEKIALAHPDVDRTFVAIGGFGQGGQGNRGNGVIILKPSKDRKKSISEVSDELRKSAEQEIKGMNVILRDRFGSALGGRRGSPIEFTINGPNPATQKELYFKMQDEMEASGLMVGIRSNDVRELPEVRIVPNREKALERGVEISEISRIVNATLGGTTVAQYTEGSRRFDIFLQLKESDRQGIEDLKPLLVRNNRGELIPLSSVVDVKNVNGPESIFREDRVRGIRVDSSLAKGATQGNAIKEVRAIAEKILPEDYYIRFSDTPDDKLFSIAIIMGLGLIIAYMVLASQFNSFTDPFIVYLAVPFGLIGSIAALFLGGQTLNIYSVIGMLLTMGIVMKNSILLVEFTNQLRDEGADLEEALVKACPIRLRPILMTTTATLAAALPAAMAFGPGNETRIPMALTVIGGTSLSTVFTLFVVPCVFRLINPKRRKPFEEEPDRPVAA; this is translated from the coding sequence ATGACACTTTCGAGTATCAGTATTAAAAGGCCGGTATTTGCCTGGGTTTTGATGTTTGGTCTGATATTTTTCGGAACGCTTTCGTTTTTCCAGATGGGTATTAATGAAAATCCGGACGTAGATTATCCGACGGTTAGAATTAGCTACGCCTATGAGGGAGCCACACCAGCTGTGGTAGAAAAGGACATCATTGAAACGGTCGAGAGCTATCTCGTTAGTATTCAAGGAATTCGAAATATTAGCTCCACGGCTCAACGGGGAGTTGCCAACATCGACATTGAATTCGAGCTCAGTCGGGACATCGACTTTGCCTTGCAGGAGGTGCAAACGGTTCTAGGTCGTGCCCAGCGTGGATTGCCAGACAACCTAGAGTCGCCGGTGGTTACCAAGTCTAATGCAGCTGATGAGCCCATCCTTTACGCTTCGCTGTTCTCGGAATCTCTGAGTCAACGGGATCTGATGATCCTCTTTAGAGACCGGGTACGGGATCGCTTGAGCACCGTGGAGGGAGTCGCAGAGATTCGAGCTTTTGGCTATCATGAGCCCATCCTAAGGATTGACTTAGATGCCGAGAAGTTGCGCAAATACCAGCTGACTGCACAGGATATCATCGACTCCATTCTTCGAGAGCATAGTGAGCTTCCTGCAGGTAAGTTTGAATTCAAGGAAGATGAGTTTCTAATCCGCATCATGGGCGAAGCCAATCAAGTGGATGAGTTTCGCAATATGATTATATCTCGCCGCGGCGGCCAACCAAACTTCGCGCGCCTTCACCTCAAAGACGTTGCCGACGTATACGAAGGTATCGAAAACCTAAGGCGTCTATCACGGATCAATGGCAAGAACGCGATGGGTATGGCGATCCAAAGGCAGAGCGGTGTCAACGCTGTCGATTTGTCTGATAAGGTGATGGCGAGAATTGCTGAGATTAATCAAGAGCTTCAGCCTGAAGCTGGTATGATGGTGAACTTTGATCGCACTCAGTTCGTGCGCGAAAGTGTGGATGAGCTAGTTTATACCCTGATTCTGTCTGCGGTTCTTACATCGCTGGTGTGTTGGATATTTTTAGGCTCTTGGTCCGCGACGAGTAATATCTTGTTCGCCATCCCCACATCGATCATTGGCACCTTCACAATTATCCATTTTCTGGGATTTACCCTCAACACGTTCTCGCTCTTGGGCTTAGCCTTGGCCATTGGGGTGGTCGTTGACGATGCCATCATCATGCTTGAGAATATTAGCCGCTATATGCAGATGGGCTACGATCGCGTGCAAGCTGCCTTCAAGGGTAGCCGGGAAATTACCTTCGCTGTGATAGCCACAAGCCTGGCTCTGATTGCGATATTTATTCCCATCACATTCATGGATGGTATCGAGGGGCGATTTTTTTGGGAGTTTGCTGTCACTATCTCGGTGGCTGTTGCCTTATCCTCTCTAGAGGCCTTGACACTCGCGCCGATGCGATGCTCCCAGTTTCTAAGGGTTGGCGGCAAGCGGATGCTCCTTGGTCGTATGTTTGAATCATTTCTCGACAGCTTAACCGCGCTCTACGAGAAAACATTAAAAACCGCACTGAGGTTTCGATGGCTCGTCTTAGTCGGTTCCATAGCAATTGTTAGTGGCGCGTTTCTTTCCGTTCGATCCTTACCAACTGAGTTTGCACCTGCCCAAGATCGGAGTGTGATTTTTACCATCTTTCTTGCACCCGATGGTCGATCTATGGAATACACGAGCGAGAAAGTTGCTCAATTCGAGAAAATAGCCTTGGCCCACCCGGATGTCGATCGAACCTTCGTTGCGATTGGTGGCTTCGGTCAAGGTGGCCAAGGCAACCGTGGGAATGGCGTTATCATCTTAAAGCCTAGCAAAGATCGAAAAAAGAGCATTTCTGAGGTTAGTGACGAGCTTCGCAAATCCGCAGAGCAAGAGATCAAAGGTATGAATGTCATCCTAAGGGATCGCTTTGGAAGCGCCTTAGGTGGTAGGCGGGGTAGCCCCATTGAGTTTACGATCAATGGTCCCAATCCAGCCACCCAAAAGGAACTCTATTTTAAGATGCAAGATGAGATGGAAGCCTCGGGCTTGATGGTGGGTATCCGCTCCAATGATGTTCGTGAGCTCCCTGAAGTGAGAATTGTCCCCAATAGAGAAAAGGCACTTGAACGCGGTGTTGAAATCTCTGAAATTTCGAGGATTGTCAATGCCACTCTTGGTGGGACAACAGTCGCCCAGTATACCGAGGGCTCGCGACGCTTCGATATTTTCCTCCAGCTCAAGGAATCTGATCGCCAGGGAATCGAGGATCTGAAACCACTTCTAGTGCGCAACAACCGGGGGGAATTGATCCCCTTATCATCTGTAGTCGACGTTAAAAATGTCAACGGCCCCGAAAGTATTTTTAGGGAAGATCGCGTACGGGGCATTCGTGTCGATAGTTCTTTGGCGAAAGGGGCTACCCAAGGAAATGCAATCAAAGAGGTGCGAGCCATCGCAGAAAAAATCCTCCCTGAAGACTACTACATCCGCTTTTCGGATACACCCGATGACAAGCTATTCAGTATCGCTATCATCATGGGTCTCGGATTGATTATTGCCTATATGGTACTTGCCAGTCAGTTCAATTCGTTTACCGATCCATTTATCGTCTATCTTGCGGTTCCATTTGGCTTGATCGGCTCGATCGCGGCGCTGTTTCTAGGTGGTCAGACCCTGAATATTTACAGCGTTATTGGTATGCTTTTGACCATGGGAATTGTGATGAAAAACTCGATTCTTCTGGTTGAATTCACCAATCAACTTAGAGATGAAGGCGCTGACCTGGAAGAAGCGCTTGTTAAAGCCTGTCCCATTCGGCTACGGCCCATACTTATGACAACCACGGCCACCTTAGCTGCGGCCTTGCCAGCAGCGATGGCCTTTGGTCCTGGCAATGAAACCAGAATTCCTATGGCTCTGACTGTTATTGGGGGGACGAGCTTATCTACAGTTTTTACGCTTTTTGTGGTTCCCTGTGTCTTTCGTCTGATTAACCCCAAGCGTCGCAAGCCTTTTGAGGAGGAACCAGATCGCCCTGTGGCTGCTTAG
- a CDS encoding FAD-binding oxidoreductase, with product MINYDELRQFLKEDQIRHDAESCLVYGEDWTSIPGQAGIVVFPKTTDEVSRILKHCHSHNIPIVPSGGRTGLAGGAVASQGELVLSLEKMNQILDLDPVSRTITAQAGAVLANLEQAAAEQGLKYPIHLGSAGSCQLGGNIATNAGGVRFVAYGGTRQHVLGLEVVLADGQILDLDSKLRKDNTGFDLKQCFIGTEGTLGVITRATMQLLTAPKPSQVALFAFEDVKQLNPLITAIFRSRERALGLEFFTQSCLTKVLQQHQKQSPFNEEYPYYLLFEWESSNLNETPWLNSLFDMKLVVDGVIAQSQKQQQQFWAYRELIPEALQTSGTVYKNDLSVPIQDLSNFIEQIESLSKSQNQFDILLFGHIGDGNLHINYVSPKTTSFPELVQLALPIKNKIFQRVRELKGSISAEHGIGLLKRQDLKMFQSPLHQKLSLDLKAMLDPTGILNPGKLL from the coding sequence ATGATCAATTACGATGAGCTTCGCCAGTTTCTAAAAGAAGACCAGATCCGTCATGATGCTGAAAGTTGCCTTGTTTATGGTGAAGATTGGACCTCAATCCCTGGTCAGGCTGGGATTGTGGTGTTTCCTAAGACTACCGACGAAGTCAGTAGGATACTGAAGCACTGCCATAGCCACAACATTCCAATTGTGCCAAGCGGCGGTCGCACCGGCCTTGCCGGTGGCGCGGTTGCTAGCCAAGGGGAGCTAGTTCTAAGCTTAGAGAAAATGAACCAGATTCTTGACCTCGACCCTGTTTCAAGAACGATCACAGCTCAGGCTGGTGCTGTGCTTGCCAATCTTGAACAAGCTGCTGCGGAGCAAGGGCTTAAATACCCGATCCATCTCGGCTCGGCAGGTAGCTGTCAGCTCGGCGGCAACATTGCCACCAATGCGGGCGGTGTTCGTTTTGTAGCGTATGGAGGTACCCGCCAGCATGTTCTAGGCTTGGAAGTGGTGCTCGCAGATGGACAGATCTTAGATTTAGACTCCAAGCTCCGCAAGGACAATACAGGATTTGATCTTAAGCAATGTTTTATCGGCACCGAAGGCACGTTGGGAGTCATTACAAGGGCGACCATGCAGTTGCTTACAGCTCCCAAACCTAGCCAGGTGGCACTTTTTGCATTCGAGGACGTTAAGCAACTGAACCCTCTCATCACTGCCATATTTCGATCCCGAGAGCGGGCGCTAGGCCTTGAATTTTTCACTCAATCCTGTCTCACCAAAGTTCTTCAGCAGCACCAGAAACAAAGCCCTTTTAACGAAGAGTACCCTTACTACCTGCTCTTCGAATGGGAATCTTCAAACCTTAACGAGACCCCATGGCTCAACAGCTTATTCGATATGAAGCTCGTCGTGGACGGGGTGATCGCTCAATCTCAGAAGCAGCAACAGCAATTTTGGGCTTATCGGGAGCTGATCCCAGAAGCTCTACAAACTTCTGGCACTGTCTATAAAAATGACCTCTCCGTTCCGATTCAAGATCTAAGTAACTTCATCGAACAGATTGAATCCCTTTCCAAGTCACAAAACCAGTTTGATATCTTGTTATTCGGACATATCGGCGATGGCAACCTTCACATCAATTATGTAAGCCCCAAAACTACATCCTTTCCAGAGTTGGTCCAGCTCGCGCTTCCGATAAAGAACAAGATTTTCCAGAGAGTTCGGGAGCTGAAAGGCAGCATCAGTGCTGAGCATGGGATTGGCTTATTAAAGCGCCAAGACCTAAAGATGTTTCAAAGCCCCCTCCACCAGAAACTTAGTCTCGACCTGAAGGCTATGCTTGATCCCACAGGCATTTTAAATCCTGGCAAACTTCTCTAA
- a CDS encoding acyl-CoA thioesterase: MKAEQNLRTLTMYEMVFPSQTNHYGTLFGGEALSLMDKAAFIVASRYARRNIVTVSSDKTDFKNPIKNGQLVEIVAQVQDVGNTSLKVSVDLIGEDLRTGDRVLCTSGHFSMVALDDFGKPTAITRQIEG, encoded by the coding sequence ATGAAAGCAGAGCAGAATCTTAGAACCCTGACCATGTATGAGATGGTGTTTCCCTCACAAACAAACCATTATGGCACTTTGTTCGGTGGAGAAGCCTTATCTTTGATGGATAAAGCTGCCTTTATCGTCGCATCCCGCTATGCGCGACGGAACATTGTGACGGTTTCCTCCGATAAGACAGACTTTAAAAATCCAATCAAAAATGGCCAATTGGTCGAAATTGTAGCTCAAGTGCAAGATGTAGGAAACACGTCACTTAAAGTATCCGTAGATCTCATTGGTGAAGATTTAAGGACTGGCGATCGGGTGCTTTGTACTTCTGGTCACTTTTCAATGGTGGCACTGGATGATTTTGGCAAACCAACGGCTATTACCCGGCAGATAGAAGGTTAG
- a CDS encoding TolC family protein, which translates to MIVSKLQRIYLLFVLFLTLIGPIPAYGLQIEEAYRAALKFRAEILNADLNIRQADLEKSLLRVEYYPQISINSDAGIGGDFDDGEPTDQHRTSIGLTQPLYRGGLLSAGFDLADSVVESAKLQRQLAAIELYQNVAQLFFTVLSFESEVDHLKSQQDALEKRIRVIKTRTEIGRSKATDLIAAQAQLARVQAQLSENQGRLAAAQLQLASLMGQRTRPESLYYRYRAEAIPKAWSKRVMSQPRVAALEKALEEARLEEDVLRSRFWPQVDASLQVSPLKSESSSYNDWDVGISATWLLYDGGVRSAQMASQSIEAQKLQHQLENAKLAVQNEFQELSDQIRAVRIEVKNLKKAVRLAKQNYDLHQKEYDAGLVSILDVLRVFDDYLILQRSLSTRQYSEALLFHQLKAKVGVLP; encoded by the coding sequence GTGATCGTTTCAAAATTGCAGAGAATTTATCTGCTCTTTGTCCTGTTCTTAACTTTAATTGGACCCATCCCTGCCTACGGCCTTCAGATTGAAGAAGCTTACCGGGCTGCTCTCAAGTTTCGAGCCGAGATTCTTAATGCTGACTTAAACATTCGCCAAGCAGACTTGGAAAAAAGTTTGCTGCGAGTTGAATACTATCCCCAAATTAGCATCAATTCAGATGCGGGAATTGGGGGCGACTTTGATGACGGTGAGCCCACAGACCAGCACCGAACCTCTATAGGCTTAACACAACCACTGTATCGAGGCGGCCTACTTTCTGCCGGCTTCGATTTGGCTGATAGCGTCGTAGAGTCGGCCAAGTTACAGCGCCAGCTGGCTGCGATTGAACTCTACCAGAATGTAGCTCAGCTTTTCTTTACTGTTCTTAGCTTCGAAAGCGAAGTGGACCATCTCAAGTCTCAACAAGATGCGTTAGAAAAACGGATTCGAGTGATTAAAACTCGCACAGAAATTGGTCGAAGTAAGGCCACGGACCTGATCGCTGCCCAAGCCCAGCTCGCCCGAGTACAAGCGCAGCTTTCTGAAAATCAAGGGCGATTGGCAGCAGCCCAGCTTCAATTAGCCAGTTTGATGGGTCAACGTACCAGGCCCGAATCCCTATATTACCGCTATCGCGCGGAAGCCATCCCGAAAGCCTGGAGCAAACGCGTCATGAGCCAGCCACGAGTGGCGGCGCTTGAGAAAGCCCTCGAAGAAGCCAGGCTCGAAGAAGATGTTTTACGTTCAAGGTTCTGGCCTCAGGTCGATGCCAGTCTACAAGTTAGCCCGCTTAAATCCGAAAGCTCCTCTTATAACGATTGGGATGTAGGAATCTCAGCCACGTGGCTGCTCTATGATGGTGGTGTCCGGTCGGCACAAATGGCAAGCCAATCGATCGAAGCACAGAAGCTCCAGCATCAGCTAGAAAATGCCAAGCTTGCTGTTCAAAACGAATTCCAAGAGCTCTCAGATCAAATTAGAGCTGTTAGGATTGAGGTGAAAAACCTCAAGAAAGCAGTGAGGCTTGCAAAGCAGAACTACGACCTCCATCAGAAAGAATATGATGCTGGCTTAGTTTCAATCCTTGACGTTCTCCGAGTCTTTGACGACTACCTAATTCTACAGAGAAGCCTGAGTACCCGCCAATATTCCGAAGCGCTCTTGTTTCATCAACTCAAAGCTAAGGTAGGAGTCTTGCCATGA
- a CDS encoding response regulator, protein METNQTITTMYQTDTNQNRRPKIILLDDDKLYCVLFKKQVQAHADCDFATRADGFFRKLDQHDYDFALVDFNLRESNCLSITQEAAKKYNIPVIVISSSFANLMGCSSLEPSIDSIQGYLSKWEQPDTILFQSLRQLEFVNPDPIMS, encoded by the coding sequence ATGGAAACCAATCAAACTATCACAACAATGTATCAAACAGATACGAATCAGAATCGTAGACCAAAGATTATTCTTCTAGACGACGACAAGCTTTATTGCGTGTTGTTTAAAAAACAAGTTCAAGCTCATGCAGACTGCGACTTTGCAACCCGCGCCGACGGCTTTTTTCGCAAGCTTGACCAGCATGACTACGATTTTGCACTGGTGGATTTTAATCTTAGGGAGTCAAACTGCTTAAGTATTACGCAGGAGGCAGCCAAAAAATATAATATTCCTGTTATCGTTATCAGTTCGAGCTTTGCAAATTTGATGGGCTGTAGTTCCTTGGAGCCTTCTATCGATTCCATCCAAGGTTATCTGAGTAAATGGGAACAGCCTGATACGATTTTATTTCAATCTCTTCGACAATTAGAATTTGTGAATCCAGATCCAATTATGTCCTAG
- a CDS encoding PilZ domain-containing protein: protein MGRARPVGVVVQNRKHSRWECDANFLPTGASKLPNKVEDKVYFRVHEVSKSGLTLLTSLRNEEALQPGMRLELHLNIPTVSNFNLIIEVIHTRSIQIDNRDQLNVGVKILNSSKRLERSIAQYLVQFSSDATLKALKEEKLIPKSIAEAVNYTTVKSEGDYQEVLNVRWQAYKSANKVDVGDPNSMRCKYDKWDRIIIAKHQGKVVSSCLLIFPGPGDQLEIEEDMNRSLDDFIPDRTKICEFTRLSALPDYRGSDLLHGMFREVARTCLAEGRDITFGSADERMAKVYEGIGYRKTGIEFYMERYKGIKHYSMIGNIRESVLSGKKVKAHYWPFLWKPLAKYLDRNHRSEISFSNRLHLWVYKAIMPILKRLRS, encoded by the coding sequence ATGGGTCGTGCTCGTCCAGTAGGCGTAGTAGTTCAAAACAGAAAGCATAGTCGTTGGGAGTGTGATGCTAATTTCCTTCCAACAGGTGCTAGCAAGCTACCCAATAAAGTCGAAGACAAAGTATATTTTAGAGTTCATGAAGTTTCCAAAAGTGGGTTAACATTGCTTACTAGCCTGCGAAACGAAGAGGCCTTGCAACCTGGAATGAGGCTAGAGCTTCACCTCAACATTCCCACTGTCTCCAATTTTAATTTGATTATTGAGGTTATTCACACCCGATCGATTCAGATTGATAATCGAGATCAGCTAAATGTTGGAGTAAAAATCCTAAATAGCAGCAAGCGTCTCGAAAGGTCAATTGCTCAGTATCTTGTCCAATTTTCATCTGATGCAACATTAAAGGCATTGAAGGAAGAAAAGTTGATACCAAAGTCAATTGCTGAAGCGGTAAACTACACCACTGTAAAGAGTGAGGGCGATTATCAAGAGGTCCTAAATGTGCGATGGCAAGCCTATAAGTCGGCTAACAAAGTTGATGTAGGTGATCCAAACTCAATGAGATGCAAATATGATAAGTGGGACCGGATCATTATAGCTAAGCACCAGGGCAAGGTTGTGTCGTCATGTCTTCTGATATTTCCTGGACCGGGAGATCAGCTTGAGATCGAAGAGGACATGAATCGTAGTCTTGATGATTTCATTCCAGATAGAACTAAGATTTGTGAATTTACAAGGCTTTCGGCGTTACCAGATTACAGAGGAAGTGACCTACTTCACGGAATGTTTAGAGAGGTAGCCAGAACTTGTCTGGCAGAAGGCCGAGATATTACTTTCGGTAGCGCAGATGAAAGAATGGCCAAGGTCTACGAAGGAATTGGCTACCGAAAGACTGGAATTGAATTTTATATGGAGCGATACAAAGGTATCAAACACTACTCTATGATCGGAAATATTCGGGAAAGTGTTCTCTCTGGTAAAAAGGTGAAAGCTCACTACTGGCCTTTCTTATGGAAGCCTCTAGCAAAATACCTAGATCGAAACCATAGATCTGAGATCAGTTTTTCCAACAGGCTTCATCTTTGGGTCTATAAAGCTATTATGCCAATTTTAAAACGCCTACGATCGTAA
- a CDS encoding response regulator → MKLDNIKTALKNLTSEPMKVKPKEDMKKAILLDDDSIFCKLLKKDVEDKGNLQLETTCSVETFLSMVKLNNYDVCLIDYDLYETTGVDVIHRMREFSNIPALLISSSQSVIRVDGSESHFDDFLSKWSDPEEIVEHSLELCRENGDAIAVS, encoded by the coding sequence ATGAAACTCGATAACATTAAAACAGCTCTTAAAAACCTTACTAGCGAGCCAATGAAGGTGAAACCAAAGGAAGATATGAAAAAAGCCATCCTCTTAGACGACGATAGTATCTTCTGCAAACTTCTTAAAAAGGACGTTGAAGACAAAGGTAATCTGCAACTAGAGACAACTTGCAGCGTGGAAACCTTCTTATCCATGGTAAAGCTCAATAATTACGATGTCTGCCTGATTGATTATGACCTCTACGAAACGACTGGTGTGGATGTCATCCATCGTATGAGAGAGTTCTCCAATATCCCTGCACTACTGATCAGCTCTAGCCAATCAGTGATTCGAGTGGATGGCAGCGAGTCCCACTTCGATGATTTTCTCAGTAAATGGTCAGATCCAGAAGAGATCGTGGAGCACTCCTTGGAGTTGTGCCGAGAAAATGGTGACGCTATCGCAGTTTCCTAA
- a CDS encoding response regulator, whose amino-acid sequence MKKSFRVMVVEDDDDVRDLIAFILEDGALSDYQLELVVDQAADGLEALNKAQEEDYDLITVDMNMPRFDGLHLVSAIRDHNGPNQATPCLIISSDTPYHSSRYDVETWSQVFWLEKPIDHKKLVHKVMLSLLPNLKAS is encoded by the coding sequence ATGAAGAAGAGTTTTCGTGTCATGGTTGTCGAGGATGACGACGATGTCCGTGATTTGATTGCCTTTATTTTAGAAGACGGGGCTCTCAGCGATTACCAATTAGAATTAGTTGTGGATCAAGCAGCTGATGGCTTGGAAGCTCTCAACAAAGCTCAAGAAGAAGACTACGACTTGATCACAGTGGATATGAATATGCCTCGGTTTGATGGACTTCATTTGGTTTCTGCTATTCGCGACCACAACGGCCCAAATCAGGCTACACCCTGCCTTATCATTAGCTCTGATACTCCCTATCATTCGTCACGATACGATGTCGAAACTTGGTCTCAAGTGTTCTGGCTTGAAAAGCCGATTGACCACAAGAAACTTGTGCATAAAGTCATGCTTTCACTGCTGCCCAACTTGAAGGCGAGTTAG
- a CDS encoding CCA tRNA nucleotidyltransferase: protein MESQLKSDRLYREACTILETLEQHGFEARFAGGCVRDRILGRIPKDYDLACTAKPDEVCTIFRQKNMKVVPTGIDHGTVTVVAKFGAYEVTTLRKDVSTDGRHAQVVFGNSFEEDALRRDFTMNAMFEDRHGQVFDYFQGQEHLSKKELHFVGDARQRIREDFLRILRLFRFWARYNCSPNKQTLQAVEELAAGLAQISQERITQELIGLLEAGDIEQPLSQLFSSQIMVMIMPDAQPLSREEIAASAKVKIEFRAVVRLSVLLRQVTDPRQLEALCHKLKLSRKQHRMLEACNIWGQAVAQVPATQANFMALADQCEDMVEDFFLDGLLPAWSCLYPEHRSIINKARITEETKRYLRKAPLPIDTKDIMVKFNIVPGPRLGAVKDRLIESFRNESWHTRDEGLAWLEEHIQDISE from the coding sequence GTGGAAAGTCAGTTGAAAAGTGATCGATTGTATCGTGAAGCTTGCACAATTCTAGAAACCTTAGAGCAACATGGCTTCGAAGCCAGATTTGCCGGAGGCTGCGTTCGCGATCGTATTCTGGGTCGCATTCCGAAAGACTATGATCTCGCGTGCACGGCGAAGCCAGATGAGGTCTGCACAATATTTAGACAAAAAAACATGAAAGTCGTTCCCACTGGAATTGATCATGGAACGGTCACCGTGGTCGCTAAGTTTGGCGCATACGAAGTCACAACCCTCCGCAAGGATGTCAGCACTGATGGCAGACATGCTCAGGTCGTTTTCGGAAACTCATTTGAGGAGGACGCTCTACGTCGCGACTTCACGATGAACGCCATGTTCGAAGATCGCCATGGCCAAGTATTTGACTACTTCCAAGGGCAAGAGCATCTTTCAAAAAAAGAACTGCACTTTGTCGGGGATGCGCGCCAACGGATTCGCGAAGACTTCCTCAGGATTCTACGCTTATTTCGCTTCTGGGCTCGCTATAACTGCTCACCAAATAAGCAAACTCTCCAAGCAGTGGAGGAACTCGCCGCAGGACTTGCACAAATCAGCCAGGAACGAATTACCCAAGAACTGATTGGCCTCCTTGAAGCAGGCGATATTGAACAGCCGCTAAGCCAGCTCTTTTCAAGCCAGATCATGGTCATGATTATGCCTGACGCGCAACCCTTAAGCAGAGAAGAAATTGCAGCCAGTGCCAAGGTCAAGATTGAGTTTCGTGCGGTTGTCAGGCTTAGCGTACTCTTGAGGCAAGTTACCGATCCGAGACAGCTGGAAGCACTGTGTCATAAGCTGAAGCTCAGTCGCAAACAGCATCGCATGCTGGAAGCCTGCAACATTTGGGGTCAGGCTGTTGCCCAAGTTCCAGCCACTCAAGCGAACTTTATGGCATTAGCAGATCAGTGCGAGGACATGGTAGAAGACTTCTTTCTGGATGGTTTACTACCGGCATGGAGCTGCCTGTATCCAGAACATCGATCAATCATCAACAAGGCCCGCATTACCGAAGAAACCAAGCGCTACCTTCGCAAAGCGCCACTACCCATCGATACCAAAGACATCATGGTAAAATTTAATATTGTTCCAGGCCCTCGCTTGGGAGCTGTCAAGGACCGGCTGATTGAAAGCTTTCGCAACGAGTCTTGGCATACCCGCGATGAAGGCTTAGCCTGGTTAGAAGAACATATTCAGGACATATCCGAATGA